Below is a window of Sulfurisphaera ohwakuensis DNA.
AGACCGGTTAAATAAGATATTGGTAAGACATAAAAAGCTATAAAACCCATACTAATAAACATAGCGGTTAACCAATTTATTTCTCTTACTAAACCTGAAGATTCTCTTGCAAAAAGTAGACTTTTTACTTCTTTTTTATCACTTTTTTTATCTACAGCCATGAGTAAATAGAGGTTTAAATCTCTTATAAATATAAATTGGTTTTTCACAAAAAGTTTCAATTTATAAAAACCAATTTTTAAACATCTTTTATTTTTACCTTGAATCCTTAATCTGCTTTTTACGTAAATGTTTACTTTCAACTTTAAAAATAAAATATAATTATAAATTAACCTTACAAATTAACATAAGATCAGTGTATATTATACGTTCTAAATATATAGAAATGAAGAGTCCTAAACATTGTTTAAAAATTACTAAAAATAGTTAAGCATATCTTACGTAACTTTTTAGCATATTTCATTAAATATTTTTAAAGACATTATGAGGATTCATGTTTATGCTGGTTAATGTTAAAGCAGAATACAGCCCCCTCAAAAAAGTTGTTGTAGCATCTCCAGGGGGTGAAAAATACAAATTAACACCAAAAACAATATATGAACTACAATATGCTGAAATTCCAGATCCAGTGGAATTAAAGGCTGAACATGACGAATTTATAAAAAAACTTAAGGATAATGGAGTAGAAGTAGTAAATTTAAGGGATGAAATAAAGAAATTAAATAGAGAGACTTTAGAAAAATTAGTTTTACAGAGAAGTGAATGTAAATTAAACTTAGATAGCCTTGATAGGGAAAAACTAGCGGATATACTTATCTCTGGTTTATCCGCACAAGAAGCAAGAGAATTAGGTGCAAACTTACTATTAACTGAAAGCGAAGAATTCTGTGTCAAACCATTGGTTAACGTAATGTTTACGAGAGATCCAGGAATGGTTATAGGGAAAACTTATATTATGGGAAAGATGAGATGGGAATCGAGAAGAGATGAACCCTTAGTATTTAAGGAAATCTTAAAACCAGAAAACGTATTAGAAGTTAGGAACGGTTATTTTGAAGGCGGAGATTTCTTCCCTCTTGACGGAAAACTAGTAATGGGATTTGGGACAAGAAGCAGTGGAATAGGAGTAAGTTCTGTTGTACCTAAATTAATCGAATTGGGAGAAATTGATGAAGCAATACTTGTAAAACTTGAAACACCAGAATTACATCCAAACAAGGGAATAGGGCATTTAGATACTGTATTTGGAATACCCTCAAAAGATGTCATAGTCTATTATAAGTCATTGCTAGATAACATGAAAGTTTATATTTATAAAGGGAAGGACATAGTAAGGGATCAAAGACCTTTAAGGGAAGTACTTAAAGACTATCTATCTAAGGATTTAAGAGTAATTAACATAGGAAACGCTGAATATTTCTCTGAAGAAAGAGAGCATTGGTTACTGGCGAGTAATATAATAGTTATAGATAAAAGTAAGATAATAGCATATGAGCATAATAGAATTACTAATAAACTTATGGAAGAAGCTGGAATAAAAGTAATAACTTTTAAAGGAAATGAAATAATAAAGGAAGGAGGAGAAAGAAGCGGACCTAGATGCATGACTCTACCAATTGAAAAGAACTGAAATAAAAATTGAAAAAATATAATGAAAAAGGATTAATATAAGGGCTGAAAAGAAAAGATTATTTTTAAAATTTGTCGTTTATAACTTTACATTTTTACAACATATATTTTATAAATATATATATCGTACACGAAAATCTACTACTATAAAAAATAAGTAAAGGTATAAACTATTTTTTAGGTTTTTTCATTCTTCTAGCTAAGATATATGAAATAACAAAAACAAACCCAAAAACACTAATGGTAGCAATTATTTGTGACAATATCATATGCTAATATTAATAAAATAATACTAATCTTACTTTTTAAAGTTGTAGTCTATCTTTTTATTTAATTAACTTCTAATTTCCTAGGATAATTTCTGCAGTAATGCGTATTTTGCTAGAATTCTTTTTAATATATTGCGAAATAGCCTCTACTCAGTTTGCCTCCCTTCTAATATTAAATCTAGGAATAATTATTGGAGTACCAATAGTTGCTCTTATACTCTACGAAATTATAAAAGAGTACGAGAAAAAAAGATTTATCTTTAACATTCAAGGAAATACCACCAGAGTAAGATTAGATTGAATTATCTAATTGGCTATATAATCTTTTTTCTTTTTCTATTAATACATTTGCTAAATTATTATAAGCTTCTTCCCAGGCTTTTAACACATTTTCTGGTGGGTTTAGTATTTCTTTTATTGCTTGTAATAACGATTCCCCAACTAATGGATAGTGTTCTGGTTTTACACCCGCTTTTACATGACTTTTAGCTACTACGTCTAATATCTTATCAATCTTCGCTATATTTTCTATGTTGACAGCATACAAATAAATTAGGTTTGCTAATTTCTGGTGTTGATTGGATGGAGCATTTTTGAATAAGTCCTTAGTTTCTGGGTATTTGGTGAAAAGTATTTCATACATTCTTTTAGTTATTATTTCTCCTTTAGTTTCTAGTATAGGTAGTGTACTTTTAACTATTTTTATAGTCTCACTTCTTATTCCAACTTGCATTTTACTCTCGTATTTCATATTTATTAAACAATTAATTAAATGTTGTCTTCTTTTCAGTTTCAATTCTTTTAATTGTCATTATTAATTCACAGTATAATAGCTTAAAAACAAGACTGCATTAAAAAATGTTTAATATCACATAGCTATAATTTATATAAGAGTCTTATATGATATTATTTTTATTAATTTTAAGAAAATAAAGAGATCACTAAATCTCTTTAGATTATGTGAGGCATAACTAAAAATTTTTCAAATATCGTGTTTATTTACATGCTTTATTATGATAAAATATCATGACGATTTAACACTAGTTCGCCAGAAAGATCGAATGATATAAAAATTATTTAAAAAGAAATAAAAGGGGAAGAAAATGAAATACTCTGATAAATTTAAGCTATTATACCCAGAAAGATTTAAAGGAATTTACAGCAGTAGAGGAGATAATGATTTAATCTCAATAAGGATAAGACAAGGAAAAGAAAGAGACCCTTCTACTTGGTGGTATTATCAGCTAGAAACTTTAGGAGAAATATCAAAAAGGTTTGGAAATGGTAAAGTTCATTTTACAACTAGAGGAGACATAGAGCTTTATGGTATTCACTTGAGCGATAAAGAGAAAGTGTTAAAACTACTTGAAAGTGTTGAATTAGACCCTAGGGACTCTTGTGGTGCATCTGTAAGGAATGTATTACCTTGTCCATCTTATTTATGCCCTTATGCAAAAATTGATGCCACTAAAGCTGCATTAGATATCGCAATTTTCTTTAGACATAATCCTGAGTATGAATATCCTAAACTACCTAAGAGGATAAAAATTTCCATTTCAGCTTGTGAGAAAGGTTGCTCTGCACCAGTAATTATGGATGTAGGTATAGTAGCTAGAGGGGAAAACATCTTTGATGTGTATATAGGTGGAGGAATAGGAGATCATGATTTTGAAGGAGTTAAATTATTTGAAGGAGTTACATTAACTGAAGCTAAAAAGATTTCAATAGCTGTAGCAAACATCCTAAAGAGAGAGAATGAGAAAAGAGGATTTAAATGGGTTGTACAAAAATATGGTATACAAAAAATAAAGGAGTTAATTTATGAAGAAATGAGAAAAATTGAAATCGAAGAAGTAAAGACTATACCCCCTAAGGCTCTTAATGCAAGAATTATGGTTGTTAGGACTAAAGGCAGTTGGTTAGATTGGGAAGATGTAATAAAAGTAGCTGAAATTGCAAAAAAGAACTTTGGTTTTGTTTCACTATTTAATACACAAACAATATTTATTCCAGTGAAGGAAATTCCTAAAGATGCTGAAATAATAGAGTATCCTTATTTAGAAAAAGAAGTAGAAGCATGTATTGGTGATGATTTTTGCCCACCAGCAATAATTTCTACTACGCAAATAGCTGAAGATGTTTTAAAAATAATTGGAGATAAGAAAATAAAAATTCACATTTCTGGTTGTTCTCATTCTTGTGGGAGACATCAAATAGCAGATATAGGTTTTGTAGGAGTTATGAGAAATGGAAGGAAAAGACTGAGAATTTACGTGGGCGGTAATAATTATAAATTGGGTAAAGTCGTAGGAGAGATAGATTTAGAACATTATCCTATTGTTGTAGAAAAATTGAAAGAACTCAATGTAAATGACATAACTAAGGTAAAAGAGGTACTTGAGCAAATACCGACTTTTACACAAGTGAATGAAAATGAATAAAGGTTTAGTTTCTGGTACATTAGCTTTCTTTTCTGGATTCTCTGCAGTTGCACTCTTCGGCATAACTGTATTAAAGGTAGAACCTATTTTAAAATTAAATCTTATTGAAAGTTCTTGGCTAGTTGCAATACCTTTAGTAACTGGAGCTTTCTTAAGAATACCTTTTTCTCTTCTAGTAAATAAACTAGGTAAATGGGTCTTATTTATACAGTTATTTATTGGACTAATTGGACTTATAGGCATTATATTTACTTTAATCGATATTAGTACACTACCTAATTCATATGATTTGTTACTACTATTTGGTGCAATAGCTGGAACTGGGATTTCGACATTTTCAAGTGGTATAACATACGTTTCCTATTTTTATCCACAAAGAAAACAAGGAACAGCATTAGGTATATTCGCAGGTTTAGGTAACACTGCACCTGGAATATTTACGGCAATACTACCATTAGCCTTAGCAAAATTAGGACTTATATATTCATACATAGCGTGGGCCATATTTTTAGGATTAACGATAATACTTTTTGTAATTCTATCTCCATGCCCATCATATCTAAAGTATTTAAAGGAAATAAAAAGAGAAGATAAGATTAAAGAACTTCTAAATGTAGAAGGGCTAGATATAATACCCTTATCTTCATTAAAGGAATCCATAGAAGAAAGTATAAAAAATCTTAGAGTATGGGCTTTAGTCCTAATGTACTGGACTTCTTTTGGCGGATTTGAGGCATTAACCGAATGGTTACCTACGTATTGGAAAGAGTTCATACATATATCCCCAATAGAAGCTGGTATATTAACTGGAGTATTGTATTCTTTACTAACAGCACTAATAAGAGTTCTAGGTGGATGGTGGTCAGACATTTTTTCTGGAGAAAGAGTAACCGTTATATCATTTTTAATTATGATAATAGGGAGTTTAACATTCGTTTTAGCATATTCATTTTTAATTGCCGTAATTGCTGAAATAATTATGGCTCTTGGAATGGGCATAGCTAACGGAGCTATTTTCAAATTAGTGCCCAAATATGCAAATAGAGCTATTAGCGGCGCTTCTGGATTAGTAGGAGGTTTAGGATCTGCAGGAGGATTACTAATTCCCCCAATTATGGGATATATTGCAAGCATGTCTAATTTTTCATTAGCATTTACAGTTTTCTTATTTTTAGGTGCAATATCACTTTTCCTTTCATTAAAACTGTTAAAAATAGATAGGGTGAGAGAAGCTTGAGTACCATATGTCCTTATTGTGGAGTTGGTTGTAAGTTAAAAATTAAGGATAATAAGATATTTCCAGATAATTATATAACTAATAAGGGAATGATGTGCGTTAAAGGAGCAACGCTATTAGATACAATAGATTCTGGCAGAATACTTCATCCTTTGCAAGATATGAAGGAAATATCCTGGAGTAAGGCCACTGAAATAATTTCAACAAAATTCAGAAAATTCTATAAAAAAGATAAAAATTCCTTAGGGATATACATTGGTGCACAAATACCTACTGAAGATCAGTATCTAGCTGTAAAATTAGGTAAGGGATATATAGGCACACCAAATTTTGATTCTAATGTTAGACTGTGTATGGCTAGTGCTGCTTATGCCTTAAAATATTCCTTTGGAGATCCATCACCTACAGCATCTTATGATGAAATAGAAAGAGCTGAAACATTCTTTCTTGTTGGTGTAAATCCAGCATCTTCTTTTCCAGTATTATGGAATAGAATAATTTCCTCAAGAAAGAGAAATGGTGGAAAAATAATAGTAATAGATCCTATACTTACGGATACTGCATCACAAGCTGATATTTACATTAAGATTAAGCCAGGTAGAGATATAATACTCCTAATAGCAGTTTACATAAAATCCTACGCTTGGAAGGTTTTTAAATAAACCATTCTCAGTAGTGAATATTATTACTATAAAAACGATAGAACTTATCCTATTTACTAAAATTAGATATAAGTATTAGAAAATTTTTTGTAAGAAAAATCTTGTGCAACGATTTTCCAATAAATGCTACTCCTAAATTCAATAGCTAATGTTCTTTTGAATAGTGTTAAAATTATTCCAGAGGGTTTTGACGAATTTAAAGAGATAGCAACCAAGTACGTCCCAGAAAGAATCTCTAAGATTTTAAACATAGACGAGAAACTGATAATTTCAATTGCTAGGAGAATTAATGAAACTAAAACGCTTTTTATGTGGGGAATGGGAGTAAATCAGACGCCTAGAGGTGTTGATACTGGCATCTTAATATCTACATTAGCTATTCTATCTGGCAATATAGGCAAACCAGGTACTGGAGTTTTACCACTGACTGGACAACATAATTCTATGGGTGCAAGAGAAGCTGGAGCATTAGCCGGAATGCTACCGGGTCTAAGATATATCACTAATGAGAAAGAAGTTATTGAAGTTGAAGATTATTGGGGTTTGCCAAGATATTCAATCCCAAGAACGTTTAACACGATTACAGAAATGTATAAGTTAATGGAAGAGAGAAAAATCCGTGGGCTATGGATAATAGGAACTAACCCAATAGTTTCTTTACCCCGATCAAGAAGATTTAAAGATTTACTCTCATACGTAGATTTAGTGGTAGTTCAAGATGCATATTTTACTGAGACAGTAAATGAAGCAGATATCGTTCTACCAGCTGCTAGCTGGTTAGAAAGAGAAGGTATACATACTGCAGGAGATAGAACAGTTAGCTATTTGCCAAAACTAAAAGAACCTATAGGAGAAAGTAAACCCGATTGGGAAATAGTAAGAAATATAGGGATAGAGATGGGATTTCCGCTTTACTATTCGTCAATTGAGGAAATATTTAATGAGTTTAAAGGTTTAACAAAAGGAAGAATTGATGATATATCAAGTTTAACTTATAAAGATCTTGAAAAAGGATATAGATGGCCAAATAATCAATCAGTAATTATACCTAAGATTTTTAGGACTAAAGGAATACATTATGAATTGGAATTGGAAATAGATGATAATTCAATATATATTATAACTGGAAGAACAGAGATACATTGGAATACTAGAAGTAGGTCTTCAAGGAGTTGGTTATTGCAAAGACTAGGACAGGATAATTATGTCTTTCTAAGCAATGATCTGTGCGAGAAGCTAAGGATAATATCTGGAGAAGAAATTGAGTTAAAAACAAGAGAAGGATCAATTAAAGGAATAGCAAAGTGTAGTGATAGAATTTCTGGAAATGTACTCTTTATGCCATTTCATTGGGGCAAGGCAAACACTATTATGGACTGGCAAGTAGATCCAATAAGTAAGGAACCCGCATTTAAAATGCTTAAAGCTTATATCTCAAATAAACTTTTACCAAACTAAGAAAAAATGGAAAATTTATCCAGTAATAAATTGATGCGCTTTTATTTTATCTCCTTCTACAACTATGTATACACCATGAAATATTCCAGATGAGTATTCACTACCAGGATTTAAAACTAATGTTCCCGCTACTTTATCAAAAGCTCTTGATTCATGGATATGTCCATGAATTCCTAGAAGTGGTTTATACTCTTCAATAATTTTTCTAACACTTTGTGAGCCAACATGGGTCATCAGTATGTCACCACCTTTTACAACTGGTTTAAGATTCTTATCCAATAAAGGAGCATTATCTAGGTTCGTACCAAATGGAGGAGCATGAGTATTTAAGATAACTTTTGATGGATCTTTAACCTTGTTCATGATACTTTTTAATTCTTTATATATCTCATCCTCACTCTTTTCCCTATAAGTATTCCAGGGTGTTGGATTAACATAACCATAAGAAATCATTTCAAAATTGTCAAATTGAATTATAAAACCTTCAGTAGGTTTAAATATTGAGTCCTCATTAACAACATCAAACATATACATTGGGTCATCATTACCTAAATTAAAGTATATTGGAATTTTAACATCTTTATATCGTTCTTCAGCCAGCTGTATCCACTCCTTAAATCTTTCGATTATCGCTGTCCTAAATGCCTCATCAACTTTCTTCTTATCTTGAAGCATATCCTCATACCCTTTTTTATCAACTATAATATAATAGTTACCATTGTTCTTAATTTGTTTTGTGATATTTTCTAATCCCTCTCTACCCACTTGTGCTCCTTCAAATTCATATTTTCCATTACCCAAATCAATGATAGGAATTAATGCCTTTCCAGCTAAATCACCACCTATTATCATAACATCAACTTTTAACATTTTACCAACATTTAAAAACTTTCTAAAAGCCACATCTGAAGCATGAAGATCGCTCGTGAATAAGATTTTTAGCTGGCTTTTCTTATCAATACCTTCTGGTTGTTTTCTCTTAAATAACCCCATAAAAGAAAATCATAATTGTAATATATAAATTTGAGTTTAAATAATCGCCAGTATTAACCTATCAATAGCTATAAAGTATAATTTTCACCACGTTTATTGAATATGATAAATTACGTTAATGTTCAGTCTAAGAGTTGGATAATTCAACTACGTTTAAATTATCTGACGTAAATTGGAACAATTTTTACTCGATGAAAATATTTCATTTTTTACATTTTAAAATTATAATTATATAACCTTGATAGTCCAATATTATGTTTAAGAAAGTGAATATTGTTTAACATTTTGCGAATAAGACTTAAATATCAATTTAAAATATTCACGTATGTGGGCTGAAAAATGTTTCTAACACCTAGGGAGCAAGAAAAATTGCTTATTTCATGGGCTGCAGAAGTTGCAAGAAGGAGAAGAGCTAAAGGATTAAAGCTAAACTATGCAGAAGCTATGGCAATTATAGTAGATTATATTTTAGAAAAAGCTAGAGAAGGAGTTAAAATGGAAGATATAATTAAAGGGGCACAAGAATTATTAACTGAAAACGATGTTATGGAATATGTACCGGAACTTCTTGATCTAGTCCAAGTAGAAGCAACATTTCCAGATGGTACAAAATTAGTTACAGTTAGAAATCCAATAAAAAGTAGCAAGAGAACATTAAATACTTATGTGATTCAACAAGGGGAAATAGAAGTTAATGGAAAAGAGATAGAATTAGAGGTAACTAATACTGGTGACAGACCTATCCAAGTAGGCTCACATTTTCACTTTTTTGAAGTAAATAAGGCTCTAAAATTTGATAGGGAAAAAGCTTATGGAATGAGATTGTCAATCCCAGCAGGGACAGCCGTAAGATTTGAGCCTGGGCAAACTAAAATTGTTAAGCTAAGAAAGATAGGAGGTGGAGGAAGGGTTACTGGATTAAACGGTTTAACAGAAGGTTCTCTAGAACATAATAAGGAAGAGGCTATTAAAAGAGCAAAGGAGAGGGGATTTACTTGAGAATAAGTAGAGAAAGATATTTTGAGCTATATGGACCAACTGAAGGAGACAAGATTAGGCTAGGGGATACAAATCTTTACATAACGATAGAGAAGGACTTAATTAAAAAAGGAGATGAACTGGTTTTCGGAGCCGGAAAAACTGCTAGAGATGGTTTAGGTTTATTGCCTAGCGTCAGAGAAGAGGAGGCGATGGATTTAATAATTACTAATGTAGTAATTCTCGACCCTTTATTAGGAGTTATAAAGGGAGATATTGGGGTCAAAGATGGCTTAATTGTTGGGATTGGTCATGGCGGTAATCCTTTTACAATGGATGGTGTAAATTTTGTTTTAGGTTCTTCAACTGAAATTATTTCTGGGGAAGGGTTAATTGCCACACCAGGTTTTATTGATACTCATATACACTGGGTTGCTCCACAGCAAGTTTTTGATGCTTTGTCGGCCGGATTTACAACACTAATTGGTGGTGGTACTGGACCAGCTGAAGGGACTAAGGCAACTACTGTAACTCCAGGGAGTTGGAATATTAAGATTGTTGCTGAAGCACTTGATTATTTCCCATTAAACTTTGCGTTAACAGCTAAAGGTTCATCCAGTAGGATTACTATGGAAGAAGTATTAAGAAATGGTGCGTCTGGTTTTAAGATTCATGAAGATTGGGGAGCTATGCCTAGAGTAATAGATGAAACCCTAACAGTTGCTGATGAATACGATGTTCAAGTAACAATACATACTGATACTTCGAATGAGAGTGGTTACTTAGAAGATACGCTCAGTGCTATTAATGGTAGAACAATTCACGCTTATCACGTAGAGGGTGCAGGAGGAGGGCATGCTCCAGATATTATTAGGATATGCGCAGAACCTAACGTTTTACCTTCATCAACAAATCCTACGAAACCTTATACAATACACACTTATGAGGAGCATTTGGAAATGTTAATGGCTGTACACCATTTAAATCCAAAGGTTCCTGAAGATATTGCTTACGCCGAATCGAGAATTAGGGAAGAGACAATGATGGCAGAAGATTATTTACACGATTTAGGAGCAATAAGCATGATGTCCTCAGATTCCCAAGCTATGGGAAGAGTTGGAGAAACTGGAATAAGAACTTTCCAACTTGCACATAAAATGAAAGAACTAGGATTAGTCCAACTAAGTGATAATGAAAGAGTACTAAGATATTTAGCTAAAATAACAATTAATCCAGCAATAACCCATGGAATTTCTGATTACGTAGGCACTTTAGCACCAGGACATATTGCTGATATTGTACTGTGGGATCCAAGATTCTTCCCAGTAAAGCCTTACATGGTTATTAAAGGTGGTGCAATTGCCTGGGCATTAATGGGGGATACAAATGCTTCAATTGCTTATGCACAACCCGTACTTTACAAACCAATGTTTGGATATTACTCTGCTAAAAGCGTCTCATTCTTCTTCTCTGCAACTGATGGAGTAGAGAACTTGTCGAAGATTGTAAGAAGAAGAGTCTTACCAGTCAAAAATACTAGGCATCTAACTAAAAAGGATATGAAATATAATGATGTTTTACCAAAGATTGAGGTTAATCCAGATACTTATGAAGTTAAAATTAATGGCACTGTACCAAAAGTTCCTCCTTCAAAATCATTGCCGCTAACTCAATTATATTTTATGTATTAGGGTGGTATCATGATTTTGACTAAAAAGTTGGGAAAAGAAAGTGAAACACATGAATTAATAGAGAAGGCTAAGACATTAGGAATTTTTAGAATAGTAGAGCTTTCTAGAGAATGTTTTGAGAGGCAAAGATGTAGAGGTAAGACTGATAAAGGAGAGGAAGTCATAATAAACTTAAAAGGCGTGCCAATTTCTGATAGCGATGTTTTTCAAGCTGATAATGGCTATATTATTCTACTAAAGGAGAAAGAGGAAAAAGTTATAGAGTTCAAAA
It encodes the following:
- a CDS encoding MFS transporter, whose product is MNKGLVSGTLAFFSGFSAVALFGITVLKVEPILKLNLIESSWLVAIPLVTGAFLRIPFSLLVNKLGKWVLFIQLFIGLIGLIGIIFTLIDISTLPNSYDLLLLFGAIAGTGISTFSSGITYVSYFYPQRKQGTALGIFAGLGNTAPGIFTAILPLALAKLGLIYSYIAWAIFLGLTIILFVILSPCPSYLKYLKEIKREDKIKELLNVEGLDIIPLSSLKESIEESIKNLRVWALVLMYWTSFGGFEALTEWLPTYWKEFIHISPIEAGILTGVLYSLLTALIRVLGGWWSDIFSGERVTVISFLIMIIGSLTFVLAYSFLIAVIAEIIMALGMGIANGAIFKLVPKYANRAISGASGLVGGLGSAGGLLIPPIMGYIASMSNFSLAFTVFLFLGAISLFLSLKLLKIDRVREA
- a CDS encoding metallophosphoesterase family protein; this encodes MGLFKRKQPEGIDKKSQLKILFTSDLHASDVAFRKFLNVGKMLKVDVMIIGGDLAGKALIPIIDLGNGKYEFEGAQVGREGLENITKQIKNNGNYYIIVDKKGYEDMLQDKKKVDEAFRTAIIERFKEWIQLAEERYKDVKIPIYFNLGNDDPMYMFDVVNEDSIFKPTEGFIIQFDNFEMISYGYVNPTPWNTYREKSEDEIYKELKSIMNKVKDPSKVILNTHAPPFGTNLDNAPLLDKNLKPVVKGGDILMTHVGSQSVRKIIEEYKPLLGIHGHIHESRAFDKVAGTLVLNPGSEYSSGIFHGVYIVVEGDKIKAHQFITG
- a CDS encoding molybdopterin oxidoreductase family protein → MSTICPYCGVGCKLKIKDNKIFPDNYITNKGMMCVKGATLLDTIDSGRILHPLQDMKEISWSKATEIISTKFRKFYKKDKNSLGIYIGAQIPTEDQYLAVKLGKGYIGTPNFDSNVRLCMASAAYALKYSFGDPSPTASYDEIERAETFFLVGVNPASSFPVLWNRIISSRKRNGGKIIVIDPILTDTASQADIYIKIKPGRDIILLIAVYIKSYAWKVFK
- a CDS encoding globin domain-containing protein: MQVGIRSETIKIVKSTLPILETKGEIITKRMYEILFTKYPETKDLFKNAPSNQHQKLANLIYLYAVNIENIAKIDKILDVVAKSHVKAGVKPEHYPLVGESLLQAIKEILNPPENVLKAWEEAYNNLANVLIEKEKRLYSQLDNSI
- the ureC gene encoding urease subunit alpha — its product is MRISRERYFELYGPTEGDKIRLGDTNLYITIEKDLIKKGDELVFGAGKTARDGLGLLPSVREEEAMDLIITNVVILDPLLGVIKGDIGVKDGLIVGIGHGGNPFTMDGVNFVLGSSTEIISGEGLIATPGFIDTHIHWVAPQQVFDALSAGFTTLIGGGTGPAEGTKATTVTPGSWNIKIVAEALDYFPLNFALTAKGSSSRITMEEVLRNGASGFKIHEDWGAMPRVIDETLTVADEYDVQVTIHTDTSNESGYLEDTLSAINGRTIHAYHVEGAGGGHAPDIIRICAEPNVLPSSTNPTKPYTIHTYEEHLEMLMAVHHLNPKVPEDIAYAESRIREETMMAEDYLHDLGAISMMSSDSQAMGRVGETGIRTFQLAHKMKELGLVQLSDNERVLRYLAKITINPAITHGISDYVGTLAPGHIADIVLWDPRFFPVKPYMVIKGGAIAWALMGDTNASIAYAQPVLYKPMFGYYSAKSVSFFFSATDGVENLSKIVRRRVLPVKNTRHLTKKDMKYNDVLPKIEVNPDTYEVKINGTVPKVPPSKSLPLTQLYFMY
- a CDS encoding molybdopterin oxidoreductase family protein; this encodes MNSVKIIPEGFDEFKEIATKYVPERISKILNIDEKLIISIARRINETKTLFMWGMGVNQTPRGVDTGILISTLAILSGNIGKPGTGVLPLTGQHNSMGAREAGALAGMLPGLRYITNEKEVIEVEDYWGLPRYSIPRTFNTITEMYKLMEERKIRGLWIIGTNPIVSLPRSRRFKDLLSYVDLVVVQDAYFTETVNEADIVLPAASWLEREGIHTAGDRTVSYLPKLKEPIGESKPDWEIVRNIGIEMGFPLYYSSIEEIFNEFKGLTKGRIDDISSLTYKDLEKGYRWPNNQSVIIPKIFRTKGIHYELELEIDDNSIYIITGRTEIHWNTRSRSSRSWLLQRLGQDNYVFLSNDLCEKLRIISGEEIELKTREGSIKGIAKCSDRISGNVLFMPFHWGKANTIMDWQVDPISKEPAFKMLKAYISNKLLPN
- a CDS encoding arginine deiminase family protein, which encodes MLVNVKAEYSPLKKVVVASPGGEKYKLTPKTIYELQYAEIPDPVELKAEHDEFIKKLKDNGVEVVNLRDEIKKLNRETLEKLVLQRSECKLNLDSLDREKLADILISGLSAQEARELGANLLLTESEEFCVKPLVNVMFTRDPGMVIGKTYIMGKMRWESRRDEPLVFKEILKPENVLEVRNGYFEGGDFFPLDGKLVMGFGTRSSGIGVSSVVPKLIELGEIDEAILVKLETPELHPNKGIGHLDTVFGIPSKDVIVYYKSLLDNMKVYIYKGKDIVRDQRPLREVLKDYLSKDLRVINIGNAEYFSEEREHWLLASNIIVIDKSKIIAYEHNRITNKLMEEAGIKVITFKGNEIIKEGGERSGPRCMTLPIEKN
- a CDS encoding nitrite/sulfite reductase, translated to MKYSDKFKLLYPERFKGIYSSRGDNDLISIRIRQGKERDPSTWWYYQLETLGEISKRFGNGKVHFTTRGDIELYGIHLSDKEKVLKLLESVELDPRDSCGASVRNVLPCPSYLCPYAKIDATKAALDIAIFFRHNPEYEYPKLPKRIKISISACEKGCSAPVIMDVGIVARGENIFDVYIGGGIGDHDFEGVKLFEGVTLTEAKKISIAVANILKRENEKRGFKWVVQKYGIQKIKELIYEEMRKIEIEEVKTIPPKALNARIMVVRTKGSWLDWEDVIKVAEIAKKNFGFVSLFNTQTIFIPVKEIPKDAEIIEYPYLEKEVEACIGDDFCPPAIISTTQIAEDVLKIIGDKKIKIHISGCSHSCGRHQIADIGFVGVMRNGRKRLRIYVGGNNYKLGKVVGEIDLEHYPIVVEKLKELNVNDITKVKEVLEQIPTFTQVNENE
- a CDS encoding urease subunit gamma, with the protein product MFLTPREQEKLLISWAAEVARRRRAKGLKLNYAEAMAIIVDYILEKAREGVKMEDIIKGAQELLTENDVMEYVPELLDLVQVEATFPDGTKLVTVRNPIKSSKRTLNTYVIQQGEIEVNGKEIELEVTNTGDRPIQVGSHFHFFEVNKALKFDREKAYGMRLSIPAGTAVRFEPGQTKIVKLRKIGGGGRVTGLNGLTEGSLEHNKEEAIKRAKERGFT